In the genome of Triticum urartu cultivar G1812 chromosome 5, Tu2.1, whole genome shotgun sequence, one region contains:
- the LOC125510899 gene encoding ubiquitin-conjugating enzyme E2 2-like — protein sequence MSTPARKRLMRDFKRLQQDPPAGISGAPHDNNITLWNAVIFGPDDTPWDGGEPPVPDLGFSLFPSFIRVHVAARLLVFACCVIH from the exons ATGTCGACGCCGGCGAGGAAGCGCCTGATGCGCGACTTCAAGCGGCTCCAGCAGGACCCGCCCGCCGGAATCAGCGGCGCGCCGCACGACAACAACATCACCCTTTGGAACGCCGTCATATTTGG GCCCGATGACACGCCGTGGGATGGAGGTGAGCCGCCGGTTCCCGATTTAGGTTTCAGTTTGTTTCCTTCATTCATCCGTGTGCATGTAGCTGCTCGATTACTAGTGTTTGCCTGCTGTGTGATACACTGA